A single genomic interval of Scylla paramamosain isolate STU-SP2022 chromosome 12, ASM3559412v1, whole genome shotgun sequence harbors:
- the LOC135105601 gene encoding cuticle protein AMP1B-like encodes MQLVIVAALLALAAAAPQSTSDREAYIITDERTDNGDGNFAYQFETSNGIYSQRTGVPGSKGQSNMQGSERFTFPDGTVAEITYIADENGYVAQSPLIPTPHPLPPHVYELLRIAEEQRAAGITFN; translated from the exons ATGCAGCTT GTCATCGTCGCCGCCCTCCTTGCCCTGGCTGCCGCCGCCCCTCAGTCCACCAGTGACCGCGAAGCCTACATCATCACGGACGAGCGGACAGACAACGGAGACGGAAACTTCGCCTACCAGTTCGAGACCAGCAACGGCATCTACTCCCAGAGGACCGGCGTCCCGGGGTCCAAGGGCCAGAGCAACATGCAGGGCTCCGAAAG GTTTACCTTCCCCGACGGCACTGTTGCTGAGATCACCTACATCGCCGACGAGAACGGATACGTCGCCCAGTCTCCGCTGATccccacccctcaccccctccctccccacgtcTATGAACTCCTCCGCATCGCCGAGGAGCAGCGGGCAGCCGGCATCACATTCAACTAA
- the LOC135105596 gene encoding cuticle protein AM1159-like, which produces MKFVVLACMLAVAVARPDRDATIVVDERTDNGDGNFFYNVQTSNGIEKSKTGTPGSEGQSNFQGSFRFPLDDGTFAEVRYVADEFGYKPESDLLPVGPELPEHVYELLRIAEEQRAAGITFDRK; this is translated from the exons ATGAAATTC GTGGTCCTCGCCTGCATGCTGGCCGTGGCGGTCGCCCGTCCCGACAGGGACGCCACCATCGTGGTGGACGAGCGCACCGACAACGGCGACGGAAATTTCTTCTACAACGTGCAGACGAGCAACGGCATTGAGAAGAGCAAGACTGGCACTCCTGGGTCTGAGGGACAGAGCAACTTCCAGGGATCCTTCAG GTTCCCCCTCGATGACGGCACCTTTGCTGAGGTTCGCTACGTGGCTGACGAATTCGGCTACAAGCCCGAGTCCGACCTTCTGCCAGTCGGCCCTGAGCTTCCCGAGCACGTGTATGAGCTTCTCCGCATCGCCGAGGAGCAGCGCGCCGCGGGCATCACCTTCGACAGGAAGTAA